From Cheilinus undulatus linkage group 17, ASM1832078v1, whole genome shotgun sequence, one genomic window encodes:
- the ccnb1 gene encoding G2/mitotic-specific cyclin-B1 codes for MALRVTRNRLASTRSDLGGKACSVTGPGLKPRAALGEIGNIAVNKEPQKKAVKTEATKTKVPTKVEKAAVVEAPKPKNVAPVKPEPVVQPEPASPTPMETSGCEPADLCQAFSDVILHTAIRDVDADDYDNPMLCSEYVKDIYKYLRQLEIEQNVRPTYLQGREVTGNMRAILIDWLVQVNLKFRLLQETMYMTVGIIDRFLQDNPVPKKQLQLVGVTAMFLASKYEEMYPPEISDFAYVTDRAYTTAQIRDMEMTILRVLKFKLGRPLPLQFLRRASKIYEVTAEQHTLAKYLLELTMVDYEMVHFPPSMVASAALALTLKILDAGEWDATLTHYMDYTAESLIPVMAHIAKNVVKVNDGLTKHMAIKGKYSTSKQMRIATLSQLKSSLVKELAKQANQ; via the exons ATGGCTCTTCGAGTGACCAGG aaTCGCTTGGCTTCTACCAGGAGCGACCTCGGTGGAAAGGCCTGCTCGGTGACTGGGCCTGGACTGAAGCCTAGAGCTGCTTTGGGCGAAATTGGAAACATCGCAGTGAACAAAGAACCacagaaaaag GCTGTCAAGACAGAAGCCACAAAGACCAAAGTCCCCACCAAAGTTGAAAAAGCAGCCGTTGTTGAAGCCCCAAAACCTAAAAATGTTGCTCCTGTTAAACCTGAGCCTGTGGTGCAG cctGAACCTGCATCCCCCACTCCAATGGAGACATCTGGCTGTGAGCCTGCTGACCTCTGCCAAGCATTTTCAGATGTTATTCTTCACACTGCTATCAGGGATGTGGATGCAGATGACTATGACAACCCCATGCTCTGCAGTGAATATGTAAAGGATATCTACAAGTACCTAAGACAGCTTGAG attGAGCAGAACGTCAGACCCACTTACCTGCAGGGTCGGGAGGTGACTGGTAACATGCGAGCTATTCTGATCGACTGGCTCGTGCAAGTGAACCTGAAATTTCGTCTGCTGCAAGAGACAATGTACATGACTGTGGGAATCATTGACCGCTTTCTTCAG GACAACCCAGTCCCCAAGAAGCAGCTGCAGCTGGTTGGTGTAACTGCCATGTTCCTTGCTTCCAAATACGAGGAGATGTATCCCCCAGAGATCTCAGATTTTGCCTATGTAACAGACCGTGCCTACACCACCGCCCAGATTCGAGACATGGAGATGACAATCCTGCGGGTGCTCAAGTTCAAACTGGGCCGTCCTCTTCCACTGCAGTTCCTCAGAAGAGCCTCAAAGATTTACGAG GTAACTGCTGAGCAACACACTCTGGCAAAATACCTCCTGGAGCTGACCATGGTTGACTACGAGATGGTTCACTTCCCGCCTTCCATGGTTGCGAGTGCTGCTTTGGCTCTGACCCTGAAGATCTTGGATGCTGGTGAATGG GATGCAACACTGACTCACTACATGGACTACACAGCAGAGAGTTTGATTCCTGTGATGGCACACATCGCCAAGAATGTTGTGAAAGTCAATGATGGCCTGACCAAACATATG GCTATTAAAGGAAAGTATTCAACCTCCAAGCAGATGCGGATCGCCACACTCTCTCAGCTCAAGTCTTCACTGGTGAAGGAGCTTGCAAAGCAAGCCAACCAGTGA